In a genomic window of Croceibacterium sp. TMG7-5b_MA50:
- a CDS encoding DUF1285 domain-containing protein produces MTGADDLLHHASRPLPPVDRWQPEQSIDSQMRIDAAGRWFYQGSPIARPAMVRAFSTLLLRDGDGQHWLMTPQCRQSIAVEDAAFVAVDVTREGERLMFRLATGETVAAGPDHPLRAAGTEDAPALYLAVRHGCEARLDRSTWLQLADLAEQATDGSFHVTSDGMRFALSPA; encoded by the coding sequence GTGACCGGCGCCGACGATCTCCTGCACCATGCCTCCCGCCCGCTGCCGCCGGTGGATCGGTGGCAGCCGGAGCAGAGCATCGACAGCCAGATGCGCATCGATGCTGCGGGGCGCTGGTTCTACCAGGGGTCGCCGATCGCACGTCCTGCGATGGTGCGGGCATTCTCCACGCTGCTGCTGCGTGACGGGGACGGCCAGCACTGGCTGATGACCCCGCAGTGCCGGCAGTCGATCGCGGTGGAGGATGCAGCCTTCGTCGCGGTGGATGTTACGCGGGAGGGGGAACGACTGATGTTCCGCCTGGCCACAGGTGAGACCGTCGCCGCCGGGCCGGACCATCCGTTGCGCGCCGCCGGGACCGAGGATGCGCCGGCGCTTTACCTTGCCGTCCGGCATGGGTGCGAGGCGCGTCTGGACCGGTCGACCTGGCTGCAATTGGCCGACTTGGCGGAGCAGGCGACGGACGGCAGCTTCCATGTCACGAGCGACGGCATGCGGTTCGCGCTGTCCCCCGCTTGA
- a CDS encoding transporter: protein MTTHRGLLWLSLALLAPAGASRAQDAALCSDRPGKATPACVLEAGGVQIETSLADWSRERSEGERTDTLLLADSLMKFGLGGDTELQVSFTPYQQERITGDAGRMTDRGIGDAGLAVRHLLVDGGGEAPSFALQPFVTLPVGAAAVSDGTWSAGLIAPLDLPLGGEWQFNISPQLAAQADEDGDGRHLLYGGTAELQRSLGRTLTASAELFAERDDDPLEPTTAVTADATLAWQPSPSTQIDVASYVGLSHDAPAIQLILGFTRRLQ, encoded by the coding sequence TTGACGACGCATCGCGGCCTGCTCTGGCTAAGTCTCGCGCTGCTCGCCCCGGCTGGCGCAAGCCGGGCGCAGGATGCGGCGCTCTGTTCCGACCGGCCCGGAAAGGCGACGCCGGCCTGCGTGCTGGAGGCTGGCGGAGTGCAGATCGAGACCAGCCTGGCGGACTGGAGCCGCGAACGCAGCGAGGGTGAGCGGACCGACACGCTGCTGCTCGCAGACAGCCTGATGAAGTTTGGGCTGGGCGGCGATACCGAATTGCAGGTCAGCTTCACGCCTTACCAGCAGGAGCGCATCACAGGTGACGCCGGGCGGATGACTGATCGGGGGATCGGCGATGCCGGATTGGCCGTGCGCCACCTTCTGGTCGACGGTGGCGGGGAGGCACCGTCCTTCGCGTTGCAGCCCTTCGTCACGCTGCCGGTCGGGGCGGCCGCGGTCAGCGACGGTACCTGGTCCGCCGGGCTGATCGCGCCACTCGACCTGCCGCTCGGCGGCGAATGGCAGTTCAACATCAGCCCGCAGCTCGCCGCGCAGGCGGACGAGGACGGCGACGGGCGGCACCTGCTGTATGGCGGCACGGCTGAACTGCAGCGTTCGCTCGGCCGCACGCTTACCGCATCGGCGGAGCTGTTTGCGGAGCGGGACGATGATCCGCTGGAGCCGACCACCGCCGTCACCGCCGATGCGACGTTGGCCTGGCAACCCTCGCCTTCGACCCAGATCGACGTGGCGAGCTACGTCGGGCTGTCGCACGACGCGCCGGCGATCCAGCTGATCCTCGGCTTTACCCGCCGGCTGCAGTAG
- a CDS encoding amidohydrolase family protein — protein sequence MPDRQVTAGTIDRVIDSHVHLWSLGSEFHQWPEADLPAIHQDFNEASLVDLPDEVGAVILVQAQPDIRETEWLLSLAEPNPLVAGVVGWLPHDPAEAAGHVRQVADRPKLVGFRPMLQNLPDINWLLDAAMEPVIAVMTERSLRFDALVRPTQLGTLHSFARAFPGLRIVIDHGAKPVLDGSTLDGWREGMARLADLPNVWCKLSGLRTEQPTGAAESDLLPVIEHLLRLFPGRLMWGSDWPVLRLVGDDYPDWLHFAHRAVTSMAPAQVRSIFADAAAAFYGVNRAPD from the coding sequence ATGCCAGATCGTCAAGTTACCGCCGGCACGATTGATCGGGTGATCGACAGCCACGTTCACCTATGGTCGCTCGGCAGCGAGTTCCACCAATGGCCCGAAGCTGATCTGCCGGCGATCCATCAGGATTTCAACGAGGCTTCGCTGGTTGACCTGCCGGACGAAGTCGGCGCCGTGATCCTGGTTCAGGCACAGCCGGATATCCGCGAAACGGAGTGGCTGCTCTCGCTGGCAGAGCCGAACCCGCTGGTCGCCGGCGTGGTCGGCTGGCTGCCGCATGATCCGGCGGAGGCCGCCGGCCATGTGCGCCAGGTGGCTGATCGGCCCAAGCTGGTGGGGTTCCGGCCCATGCTGCAGAACCTGCCCGACATCAACTGGCTGCTGGATGCCGCAATGGAGCCGGTGATTGCGGTCATGACCGAGCGCTCGCTCCGCTTCGATGCCCTGGTCCGCCCTACCCAGCTTGGCACGCTGCACAGCTTCGCACGCGCTTTTCCCGGACTCCGGATCGTGATCGACCATGGTGCCAAGCCGGTGCTGGATGGGTCCACGCTTGATGGATGGCGCGAGGGGATGGCCCGGCTCGCCGACCTGCCCAACGTCTGGTGCAAGCTGTCGGGTCTCAGGACCGAGCAGCCGACAGGTGCCGCCGAAAGCGACCTGTTGCCCGTCATCGAGCATCTGCTCCGCCTGTTCCCCGGACGGCTGATGTGGGGCAGCGACTGGCCGGTCCTGCGCCTGGTCGGCGACGACTACCCGGACTGGCTGCATTTCGCGCACCGCGCCGTCACGAGCATGGCGCCGGCGCAGGTGCGCAGCATCTTCGCCGATGCGGCTGCGGCGTTCTACGGGGTGAACCGCGCTCCCGACTGA
- the era gene encoding GTPase Era, whose protein sequence is MIMENENTSGEPTSCGLVAVIGAPNAGKSTLVNQLVGQKVAITSAKAQTTRARLLGIALEGSTQIILVDTPGIFAPKRRLDRAMVSAAWEGTVAADAVLLVVDPVKQRRHELEPLLEQLKDRKERRLLALNKVDVSKKEPLLALAQDLAGRIGFEEIFFISALTGDGVPELKAHLAKAMPAGPWHYPEDQVSDASERLLATEVTREQLYRQLHEELPYDCAVRPEAYKQRPDGSVEIHQQIVIARDSQKPIVLGKHGARIKAIGEAARAELSEMLGAPVHLYLHVKVDERWQDSREIFEEIGLDWVR, encoded by the coding sequence ATGATTATGGAAAACGAGAATACCTCTGGCGAGCCGACCTCCTGCGGGTTGGTGGCCGTGATCGGCGCGCCCAATGCCGGCAAGTCCACGCTGGTGAACCAGCTGGTCGGGCAGAAGGTCGCCATCACCAGCGCCAAGGCGCAGACCACCCGCGCCCGCCTGCTGGGCATCGCGCTGGAAGGCAGCACTCAGATCATCCTGGTGGACACGCCCGGCATCTTCGCGCCCAAGCGGCGGCTGGACCGCGCGATGGTCTCCGCCGCGTGGGAAGGTACCGTGGCGGCCGATGCGGTGCTGCTGGTGGTCGATCCGGTGAAACAGCGCCGGCACGAGCTGGAGCCGCTGCTGGAGCAGCTGAAGGACCGCAAAGAACGCCGCCTGCTGGCGCTGAACAAGGTCGATGTCAGCAAGAAGGAGCCCTTGCTGGCGCTGGCGCAGGACCTGGCGGGTCGCATCGGGTTCGAGGAGATCTTCTTCATCTCCGCCCTGACCGGTGACGGCGTACCCGAGCTGAAGGCGCATTTGGCCAAGGCCATGCCCGCCGGCCCGTGGCACTACCCGGAAGATCAGGTGAGCGATGCCAGCGAGCGCCTGCTGGCGACCGAGGTGACGCGCGAGCAGCTCTACCGCCAGCTGCATGAAGAATTGCCATACGACTGCGCCGTCCGGCCGGAGGCGTACAAGCAACGCCCTGATGGCAGCGTGGAGATCCACCAGCAGATCGTGATCGCCCGCGACAGCCAGAAGCCGATCGTGCTGGGCAAGCACGGCGCCCGCATCAAGGCCATCGGCGAGGCGGCCCGGGCGGAACTGTCCGAGATGCTGGGCGCGCCGGTGCATCTGTACCTGCACGTCAAGGTCGATGAACGCTGGCAGGATAGCCGCGAGATCTTCGAGGAGATCGGGCTGGACTGGGTGCGTTGA
- the topA gene encoding type I DNA topoisomerase, with the protein MQLVIVESPAKAKTIENYLGKDFRVLASYGHVRDLPRKDGSVRPDEGFAMDWEIYDDKRNKDQVKAIADAAKKSDRLILATDPDREGEAISWHVLELLKKRKALPDDVERVTFNAITKQAVTEAMKAPRQLDTDLIDAYLARRALDYLFGFTLSPVLWRKLPGAKSAGRVQSVALRLIVDREREIEAFTAQEYWSVTAQLEQDGTQFPARLVQFDGEKLDRLSIGDGATAQRAKAAVEQGRFTVEEVETKPLKRNPAPPFTTSTLQQEAARKLGFSAQHTMRLAQTLYEAGHITYMRTDGVQMDGSAISACRKAIADRYDGHYLPEKPRQYQTKAKNAQEAHEAIRPTDFVKDRAGSGDEARLYDLIFKRAMASQMAAASLERTSVTLRDPTGRHALRATGQVVKFAGFLAVYEEGRDAKDEDEAEGLLPLMRQGDSPVKKGVEAAQHFTQPPPRFAEASLVKRMEELGIGRPSTYASTIQTLRDRAYVRMEKNRFFAEESGRLLTAFLERFFPRYVGYDFTAEMEEELDDVSGGRAQWKAVLEAFWRDFKPKSDEVMERQPSEVTEALDQFLSDYLFPPQADGGDPRTCPKCVAEGRDGGRLSLRGGRFGAFIACNNYPECTFRRRFGQPGADGEEAQDETLGNDPETGLPVERKVGRFGPYIQLGEGKEAKRASIPKDLPDFDLEWALKLLSLPRTVGQHPETGKDIQASIGRYGPYLVHDGKYARLTSTAEVFETGMNAAVSLLAEAANRKGGARTKAEPIKAFGAHPDSGAEMKVLPGRFGPYVTDGTTNATIPKDVKPEDLTEEQAITLIRDRAAKAPAKKKKAPVKKATAAKKAPAKKAAAKKPAAKKAKADS; encoded by the coding sequence ATGCAGCTTGTTATCGTCGAATCGCCGGCCAAGGCCAAGACCATCGAGAACTACCTGGGGAAGGACTTCCGCGTCCTCGCCAGCTACGGCCATGTCCGCGACCTGCCGCGCAAGGACGGCAGCGTCCGCCCGGATGAAGGCTTCGCCATGGATTGGGAGATCTATGACGACAAGCGCAACAAGGATCAGGTGAAGGCCATCGCCGACGCGGCGAAGAAGAGCGACCGCCTGATCCTCGCCACCGACCCCGACCGGGAAGGGGAGGCAATCAGCTGGCACGTCCTGGAACTGCTGAAGAAGCGCAAGGCGTTGCCCGATGATGTCGAGCGGGTGACCTTCAACGCCATTACCAAGCAGGCCGTGACGGAGGCGATGAAGGCGCCGCGCCAGCTCGATACCGACCTGATCGACGCCTATCTGGCGCGCCGCGCCCTCGATTACCTGTTTGGCTTCACCCTGTCGCCGGTCCTGTGGCGCAAGCTGCCCGGCGCCAAGTCGGCCGGCCGCGTCCAGTCCGTCGCGCTGCGCCTGATCGTCGATCGGGAACGCGAGATCGAGGCGTTCACGGCGCAGGAATACTGGTCCGTGACCGCGCAACTGGAACAGGACGGCACACAGTTCCCGGCGCGGCTGGTGCAGTTCGACGGCGAGAAGCTCGATCGCCTCAGCATCGGCGACGGCGCCACCGCGCAGCGCGCGAAGGCGGCGGTCGAGCAGGGCCGCTTCACGGTGGAGGAGGTCGAGACCAAGCCGCTGAAGCGCAACCCCGCGCCCCCGTTCACCACCAGCACCCTGCAGCAGGAGGCGGCGCGCAAGCTCGGCTTCTCCGCGCAGCACACGATGCGGCTGGCGCAAACGCTCTACGAGGCGGGCCACATCACCTACATGCGGACTGACGGCGTGCAGATGGACGGCAGCGCGATCAGCGCCTGCCGCAAGGCCATCGCCGACCGCTATGACGGGCACTACCTGCCCGAAAAGCCGCGCCAGTATCAGACCAAGGCCAAGAACGCGCAGGAAGCGCACGAGGCGATCCGCCCGACCGACTTCGTGAAGGATCGCGCCGGCAGCGGGGACGAGGCGCGGCTGTACGACCTCATCTTCAAGCGTGCGATGGCAAGCCAGATGGCCGCCGCCAGCCTGGAACGCACCAGCGTCACCCTGCGCGATCCCACCGGCCGCCACGCGCTGCGCGCCACCGGTCAGGTGGTGAAGTTCGCCGGCTTCCTGGCCGTGTACGAGGAGGGCCGCGATGCCAAGGACGAGGATGAGGCGGAAGGCCTGCTGCCGCTGATGCGCCAGGGCGACAGCCCGGTGAAGAAGGGGGTCGAGGCCGCCCAGCACTTCACCCAGCCGCCGCCCCGCTTTGCCGAGGCGAGCCTGGTGAAGCGGATGGAGGAGCTCGGCATCGGCCGTCCGTCCACCTATGCCAGCACCATCCAGACGCTGCGAGACCGGGCCTATGTGCGCATGGAGAAGAACCGCTTCTTCGCGGAGGAGAGCGGCCGCCTGCTGACCGCGTTCCTGGAACGCTTCTTTCCCCGCTATGTCGGCTACGACTTCACGGCGGAGATGGAGGAGGAGCTGGACGACGTGTCCGGCGGCCGCGCCCAGTGGAAGGCGGTGCTGGAAGCCTTCTGGCGCGACTTCAAGCCCAAGAGCGATGAGGTCATGGAACGCCAGCCGTCCGAGGTGACGGAGGCACTGGACCAGTTCCTGTCCGACTATCTGTTCCCGCCGCAGGCCGATGGCGGCGACCCGCGCACCTGCCCCAAATGCGTGGCCGAAGGGCGAGATGGCGGTCGCCTGTCCTTGCGCGGCGGTCGCTTCGGCGCCTTCATCGCGTGCAACAACTACCCCGAATGCACCTTCCGCCGCCGCTTTGGCCAGCCGGGTGCCGATGGGGAGGAGGCGCAGGACGAGACACTGGGCAACGATCCCGAAACGGGCCTGCCGGTGGAACGCAAGGTCGGCCGCTTCGGCCCGTATATCCAGCTTGGCGAGGGCAAGGAGGCGAAGCGCGCCTCCATCCCCAAGGATCTGCCCGACTTCGACCTGGAATGGGCGCTGAAGCTGCTCAGCCTGCCGCGCACGGTTGGTCAGCACCCGGAGACCGGCAAGGATATCCAGGCCAGTATCGGCCGCTATGGTCCCTACCTGGTGCATGACGGCAAGTATGCCCGGCTGACCTCCACCGCCGAGGTGTTCGAGACCGGCATGAACGCCGCCGTCAGCCTGCTGGCGGAAGCGGCCAATCGCAAGGGTGGCGCGCGCACCAAGGCGGAGCCGATCAAGGCATTCGGCGCGCATCCCGACAGCGGCGCGGAGATGAAGGTCCTGCCCGGCCGCTTCGGCCCCTACGTCACCGACGGCACCACCAACGCCACCATCCCCAAGGATGTGAAGCCGGAGGACCTGACGGAGGAACAGGCGATCACCCTGATCCGCGACCGCGCGGCCAAGGCTCCGGCCAAGAAGAAGAAAGCCCCGGTGAAGAAGGCCACCGCCGCGAAGAAGGCTCCGGCCAAGAAGGCTGCTGCCAAGAAGCCGGCGGCGAAGAAGGCAAAGGCGGATAGCTGA
- a CDS encoding CoA pyrophosphatase, producing MTLFDRLTALFDEGHGLTLPGLASDADLAPAELRPAAVLIAVTERAEPGVLLIHRPRTMRAHAGQVAFPGGKIDAGESATQAALREAEEELGITPAAVRLIGASDRFVTATGYDVTPVLATVPADLPLRPNPAEVSAWFEAPLRFLLDPANHVQRTGEWLGQRRQYLEITWQDHRIWGITAAILSNLSRRLRWQTLFDGEVP from the coding sequence TTGACCCTGTTCGACCGCCTCACCGCCCTGTTCGACGAAGGGCACGGGCTGACCCTGCCCGGTCTCGCCAGCGATGCCGACCTCGCGCCCGCAGAGTTGCGCCCGGCCGCGGTGCTGATCGCGGTGACCGAACGGGCCGAGCCCGGCGTGCTGCTGATCCATCGCCCGCGCACCATGCGCGCCCATGCCGGACAGGTTGCCTTCCCCGGCGGCAAGATCGATGCGGGCGAGAGCGCGACACAGGCCGCCTTGCGCGAGGCAGAGGAAGAGCTGGGCATCACGCCCGCAGCCGTGCGGCTGATCGGGGCGAGCGACCGCTTCGTGACGGCGACCGGCTATGACGTGACGCCGGTGCTCGCGACCGTGCCCGCCGACCTGCCGCTGCGGCCCAACCCGGCAGAGGTCAGCGCGTGGTTCGAGGCGCCGCTGCGTTTCCTGCTCGACCCCGCGAACCACGTGCAGCGCACCGGCGAGTGGCTGGGGCAGCGGCGCCAATATCTGGAGATCACGTGGCAGGATCATCGCATCTGGGGGATCACCGCCGCGATCCTGTCCAACCTGTCGCGTCGCCTGCGCTGGCAGACGCTGTTCGACGGGGAAGTGCCATGA
- a CDS encoding MFS transporter, whose amino-acid sequence MLQTQAAAAVAEHTVVGAASNDGLPPPRRWWAIAAISFGTAVMVLDTNIANVALPTIARDLGVSNSTVTNVVAIYQLVLVMVLLPFASLGDRIGHRRLYQRGQVLFMLASAACLFAGNLPVLLALRSLQALGAGMVLSVSAAMVRQIYPAAKLGAGMGVNSVVVASSAALAPTLGGYIVGHLPWQWVFVAAAPLALMSLLLGRSLPDPIRRDIPAQWTSGLWSAATMLLLIGGVQLASHGAPLPGGLGVIAGVASLVLLIRRERTRAEPVLPVDLLRQPVLGLSALAATACFIASGALMLSLPFRLEEVFGYAPQKVGLLLLPFPLTMLVVSPLAGWLSDRVAPSKLGVTGMAIAIAGLLLLATMPVSAGETGIAWRLALSALGFGLFFAPNSRLLIGRAPKHRSAAAGGLLSTSRLLGQTLAAVTIGILLAGNLGTGPAPLLVACALALVAAGCSFARFRSVRAATAAGG is encoded by the coding sequence ATGTTGCAGACGCAAGCGGCCGCCGCGGTGGCAGAACACACCGTCGTCGGCGCCGCGTCCAACGATGGGCTGCCGCCGCCCCGCCGCTGGTGGGCGATCGCTGCGATCAGCTTCGGCACGGCGGTGATGGTGCTGGACACCAACATCGCCAATGTCGCGCTGCCCACCATCGCCCGCGATCTCGGCGTCAGCAATTCCACCGTCACCAACGTCGTCGCCATCTACCAGCTGGTGCTGGTGATGGTGCTGCTGCCGTTCGCCAGCCTGGGCGACCGGATCGGCCATCGTCGGCTGTACCAGCGCGGGCAGGTGCTGTTCATGCTGGCGAGCGCGGCCTGCCTGTTCGCCGGCAACCTGCCGGTGCTGCTGGCGCTGCGCTCCCTGCAGGCGCTGGGCGCGGGCATGGTGCTCAGCGTGTCGGCGGCGATGGTGCGGCAGATCTACCCGGCGGCGAAGCTCGGTGCCGGGATGGGCGTGAACTCCGTCGTCGTGGCGAGCAGCGCTGCACTGGCGCCCACGCTGGGCGGGTACATCGTGGGCCACCTGCCATGGCAATGGGTGTTCGTCGCCGCCGCGCCGCTGGCGCTGATGTCGCTGCTGCTGGGCCGGTCGCTCCCCGATCCGATCCGCCGCGACATTCCCGCGCAGTGGACCAGCGGGTTATGGAGCGCGGCCACCATGCTGCTGCTGATCGGCGGCGTACAACTGGCCAGCCACGGCGCGCCGCTGCCTGGCGGGCTGGGCGTGATCGCCGGCGTCGCCTCCTTGGTGCTGCTGATCCGGCGGGAGCGTACGCGGGCGGAGCCGGTGCTGCCGGTGGACCTGCTGCGCCAGCCGGTGCTGGGGCTGTCCGCGCTGGCGGCGACCGCCTGCTTCATCGCCAGCGGCGCGCTGATGCTGTCGCTGCCCTTCCGGCTGGAGGAGGTGTTCGGCTATGCCCCGCAGAAGGTCGGCCTGCTGCTGCTGCCGTTCCCGCTGACCATGCTGGTTGTCAGTCCGCTCGCCGGCTGGCTGTCCGACCGCGTGGCGCCATCGAAGCTGGGTGTCACCGGCATGGCCATCGCCATCGCCGGCCTCCTGCTCCTCGCCACCATGCCGGTCAGCGCCGGGGAGACCGGCATCGCCTGGCGCCTGGCGTTGAGCGCACTTGGCTTCGGCCTGTTCTTCGCTCCCAACAGCCGCCTTCTGATCGGCCGCGCGCCCAAGCACCGCTCGGCGGCAGCGGGCGGGCTGCTGTCGACGTCTCGCCTGCTGGGTCAAACGCTGGCGGCGGTGACGATCGGGATATTGCTGGCGGGCAATCTCGGCACCGGCCCGGCACCGCTGCTGGTCGCCTGCGCGCTGGCGCTGGTGGCGGCGGGGTGCAGCTTCGCCCGGTTCCGCAGCGTCAGGGCCGCTACTGCAGCCGGCGGGTAA
- a CDS encoding CCA tRNA nucleotidyltransferase gives MTRLPPVPWTARADLAELVAALGPGNLRWVGGAVRDTLLGQPVKDVDAATPLLPEEVQHRLAATGLRSVPTGIAHGTITAVLAEGPVEVTTLRRDVATDGRHATVAFATEWRDDAARRDFTINALYADPVTLEISDYFGGLADLADRRVRFIGDPAERIREDHLRILRYYRFQARFGAELDPAAEAACAELAPTLKGLSRERVAAELLNLLGLSDPASTVARMDKAGVLPIALPERTPDGISLLSQVIAWEQAHAIAPDPLRRLAALLPADVRLADGAAARLRLSTAQRKRLSKAAGRGGDDAMDARALAYRLGMAEALDQMALTGGDPAPIVGWTVPAFPLKGGAIIARGIQAGPDVARILRMAEDRWVAEGFPDAGRATQLLEASIADAKIA, from the coding sequence ATGACCCGCCTGCCCCCGGTCCCGTGGACCGCGCGCGCCGACCTGGCGGAGCTGGTGGCGGCCCTCGGCCCCGGCAATCTGCGCTGGGTCGGCGGAGCGGTGCGCGACACGCTGCTGGGCCAGCCGGTGAAGGATGTGGATGCCGCGACCCCGCTGTTGCCGGAGGAGGTGCAGCACCGGCTGGCCGCGACAGGCCTGCGTTCGGTGCCCACGGGAATCGCGCACGGCACGATCACTGCGGTGCTGGCGGAGGGCCCGGTGGAGGTGACCACCCTGCGGCGCGACGTCGCCACTGATGGCCGCCACGCGACCGTAGCTTTCGCGACCGAGTGGCGCGACGATGCGGCGCGGCGCGATTTCACCATCAATGCCCTTTACGCCGATCCCGTGACGCTGGAGATCAGCGACTATTTCGGCGGTCTGGCCGACCTCGCCGACAGGCGTGTGCGCTTCATCGGTGATCCGGCGGAACGCATCCGCGAAGATCACCTGCGGATCCTGCGCTACTACCGCTTCCAGGCGCGTTTCGGGGCCGAGCTGGACCCGGCGGCCGAAGCGGCCTGCGCCGAGCTTGCCCCCACGCTGAAGGGCCTCAGCCGGGAGCGGGTCGCGGCCGAGCTGCTGAACCTGCTGGGCCTGTCCGATCCGGCATCGACGGTGGCCCGCATGGACAAGGCCGGCGTGCTGCCGATCGCGCTGCCCGAACGTACGCCAGACGGCATCTCCTTGCTGTCACAGGTTATCGCGTGGGAGCAGGCCCACGCCATCGCGCCCGATCCGCTACGGCGCCTTGCAGCCCTGCTGCCAGCGGATGTGCGGCTGGCCGACGGAGCGGCAGCGCGGCTCCGACTGTCCACGGCGCAACGCAAGCGGCTGTCGAAGGCGGCGGGACGCGGCGGCGACGATGCGATGGATGCGCGGGCATTGGCTTACCGGCTGGGCATGGCGGAGGCACTCGACCAGATGGCTCTCACCGGCGGCGACCCGGCGCCGATTGTCGGGTGGACGGTGCCTGCCTTCCCGCTGAAGGGCGGCGCGATCATCGCGCGCGGGATACAGGCCGGTCCGGACGTCGCCCGGATATTGCGGATGGCGGAGGATCGCTGGGTCGCGGAAGGCTTCCCCGACGCGGGTCGCGCAACACAATTGCTGGAAGCAAGCATCGCGGACGCGAAGATCGCGTGA
- a CDS encoding N-acetyltransferase gives MEAATAQLIPLADHDPIAVEALLDLVFGDDRFGRTAYAIREGTDYLPGLSYAALAPDGTLAGTIQAFPVALTDDNGRAHPLIMVGPVAVHPDRRDQGFGRALMAAQTSAIDPRAPLPQVLIGDPGYYNPFGFHADYTGGWRCPGPWEAHRLLLRASNPAVLPATGMLGPWRG, from the coding sequence ATGGAAGCCGCCACCGCCCAGCTGATCCCCCTCGCCGATCACGACCCCATCGCTGTCGAAGCCCTGCTCGACCTGGTGTTCGGGGACGACCGCTTCGGACGAACGGCCTACGCCATCCGCGAAGGAACCGATTACCTGCCGGGCCTGAGCTACGCCGCGCTGGCGCCCGATGGCACGCTGGCGGGCACGATCCAGGCGTTCCCGGTGGCGCTGACGGACGATAATGGCCGCGCGCATCCGTTGATCATGGTGGGGCCGGTGGCCGTCCACCCCGATCGTCGCGACCAGGGGTTCGGCCGGGCGTTGATGGCGGCGCAGACCAGTGCGATCGATCCGCGCGCGCCGTTGCCGCAGGTGCTGATCGGGGATCCTGGCTACTACAATCCATTCGGCTTCCACGCCGATTATACCGGCGGCTGGCGCTGCCCCGGCCCGTGGGAGGCGCACCGCCTGCTGCTGCGCGCCAGCAACCCCGCCGTGCTGCCCGCCACGGGCATGCTGGGCCCTTGGCGCGGCTGA